A genomic window from Halorubrum lacusprofundi ATCC 49239 includes:
- a CDS encoding sugar phosphate isomerase/epimerase family protein: protein MDIGVLTVPLGGESIDDAVAYLDDIGVDAVELGVGGWPSEDHVDREAILDDDAAQAELRELLDEHGLRISALATHNNPLHPDEERAAAADRELREAIELADQLDVGTVTCFSGLPAGAPGDSTPNWITAPWPSEHADAHEYQWDEVAIPYWTDLAKHADHHGVDVAIEMHPNMLVYEPTGMLALREATNERIGANFDPSHLYWQGIDVIEAIRFLGDHDAIHHFHAKDTKVYDANARVKGVLDTTSYTDESDRSWLFRSIGYGHDESHWKDVVSTLRMVGYEGALSIEHEDSLTSSREGLEKAVDVLDRAVFETQPGDAYWAE, encoded by the coding sequence ATGGACATCGGTGTGCTAACCGTCCCCTTAGGCGGCGAATCGATCGACGACGCGGTCGCGTACCTCGACGATATCGGCGTCGACGCCGTCGAACTCGGCGTCGGCGGGTGGCCCAGCGAGGACCACGTCGACCGCGAGGCGATACTCGACGACGACGCGGCGCAGGCGGAGCTTCGGGAGCTACTCGACGAACACGGCCTCCGGATCTCCGCGCTCGCGACCCACAACAACCCCCTCCACCCCGACGAGGAGCGCGCCGCGGCGGCCGACCGAGAGCTCCGCGAGGCGATCGAGCTTGCCGACCAGCTGGACGTGGGCACGGTCACCTGTTTCTCCGGCCTTCCTGCCGGCGCGCCGGGCGACTCGACGCCGAACTGGATCACGGCGCCGTGGCCGAGCGAACACGCCGACGCCCACGAGTATCAATGGGACGAGGTCGCGATCCCGTACTGGACGGATCTGGCGAAACACGCAGACCACCACGGGGTGGATGTCGCCATCGAGATGCACCCGAACATGCTCGTGTACGAGCCGACCGGCATGCTCGCGCTCCGGGAGGCCACGAACGAGCGGATCGGCGCCAACTTCGACCCCTCGCACCTCTACTGGCAGGGGATCGACGTGATCGAGGCGATCCGATTTTTGGGCGACCACGACGCGATCCACCACTTCCACGCGAAGGACACCAAGGTGTACGACGCGAACGCGCGCGTGAAGGGCGTACTCGACACGACGAGCTACACCGACGAGAGCGATCGCTCGTGGCTGTTCCGTTCGATCGGTTACGGCCACGACGAGAGCCACTGGAAGGACGTCGTCTCGACGCTCCGGATGGTCGGGTACGAGGGCGCGCTGTCGATCGAACACGAGGACTCGCTGACCTCCTCGCGGGAGGGGTTAGAGAAGGCGGTCGACGTGCTCGACCGCGCCGTCTTCGAGACGCAACCGGGCGACGCCTACTGGGCGGAGTAA
- a CDS encoding PspA/IM30 family protein: protein MGILSRASYVIRSKLNALLNRTEDPTESLDYSYEQMRDELQDVKQGIADLTTQKKRLEIQKRKLDENVEKHNRQAREAVQQDRDDLARKALEKKKSKMTQIEELEGQIAKLNDTQEQLVEKKNKLQNRIEEFRTKKESMKARYQAAEASSRVSEAMTGVGDEMEDVSRSIERAEERTEDMEARAEAMDELEDSGAFEDALSDKDSIDRELDSLSTNSEVDAELETLKGELGKGEPASDDAGESTDEEIDTELADIESEIDSDDLEADLDGDDDADEEVDVELEESEVDADEQRN, encoded by the coding sequence ATGGGAATCCTCTCGCGCGCCTCCTACGTCATCCGCTCGAAGCTGAACGCTCTCCTCAATCGGACCGAGGACCCGACGGAGTCACTCGACTACTCGTACGAACAGATGCGCGACGAGCTCCAGGACGTCAAGCAGGGGATCGCCGATCTCACGACCCAGAAGAAGCGACTGGAGATTCAAAAGCGCAAGCTCGACGAGAACGTCGAGAAGCACAACCGACAGGCCCGCGAGGCGGTCCAGCAGGACCGCGACGACCTCGCGCGGAAGGCCCTCGAGAAGAAGAAATCGAAGATGACGCAGATCGAGGAGCTCGAAGGACAGATCGCGAAGTTAAACGACACGCAAGAGCAGCTCGTCGAGAAGAAGAACAAGCTCCAGAACCGCATCGAGGAGTTCCGCACGAAGAAGGAGAGCATGAAGGCCCGCTACCAGGCCGCGGAGGCGTCCTCGCGCGTCTCGGAGGCGATGACCGGCGTCGGCGACGAGATGGAGGACGTGAGCCGCTCCATCGAGCGCGCCGAGGAACGCACCGAGGATATGGAGGCGCGCGCTGAGGCGATGGACGAGCTGGAGGACTCCGGCGCCTTCGAGGACGCGCTCTCGGACAAGGACAGCATCGACCGGGAGCTGGATAGCCTCTCGACGAACAGCGAGGTCGACGCCGAGCTGGAGACGCTGAAAGGCGAACTCGGCAAGGGCGAGCCCGCGAGCGACGACGCCGGGGAAAGCACCGACGAGGAGATCGACACCGAACTGGCGGACATCGAGTCGGAGATCGACAGTGACGATCTCGAGGCCGACCTCGATGGGGACGACGACGCCGACGAGGAGGTCGACGTGGAGTTAGAGGAGTCCGAGGTCGACGCCGACGAACAGCGGAACTGA
- a CDS encoding dipeptide epimerase, producing the protein MTLETEFERVSLPLENPFTIFRGTQTDAENVIVKIADEAGMTGVGGAAPSAHYGETADTVEAVLPDLLDAVERVGDPHALHEIEAELAAVVNGNPAARAAVSIAVHDLAAKRLGVPLHRLWGLDPTAAPATSYTIGLDETERVREKAEAAVDAGYPILKIKLGTDRDRELIDAVREAAPDARLRVDANEAWTPREAVRKCEWLADRDVEFVEQPVPAEDPEGLRFVYERSALPVAADESCVTLSDIPAIADRCDIANLKLMKTGGLLEAKRMIAAARAHGLEVMCGCMIESNASIAAAAQLAPLLDYADLDGSLLLAEDQYDGIEMGGGEIRLGDQERAGTGARPSAEQ; encoded by the coding sequence ATGACCCTCGAAACGGAGTTCGAGCGGGTCTCGCTTCCCTTGGAGAACCCGTTCACGATCTTCAGGGGCACCCAGACGGACGCCGAGAACGTGATCGTGAAGATCGCGGACGAGGCCGGAATGACCGGCGTCGGCGGCGCGGCTCCCTCGGCTCACTACGGCGAGACCGCGGACACCGTCGAGGCCGTGCTCCCGGATCTGCTCGACGCCGTCGAGCGCGTCGGCGACCCCCACGCGCTCCACGAGATCGAGGCCGAACTGGCGGCCGTCGTCAACGGCAACCCCGCCGCCCGCGCCGCCGTCTCGATCGCGGTCCACGACCTCGCCGCGAAGCGGCTCGGCGTCCCCCTCCACCGTCTCTGGGGGCTCGACCCCACGGCCGCGCCCGCGACCTCCTACACGATCGGACTCGACGAGACGGAGCGCGTCCGTGAGAAGGCCGAGGCCGCGGTCGATGCCGGCTACCCGATCCTCAAGATCAAGCTCGGGACCGACCGAGACCGCGAGCTGATCGACGCGGTCCGCGAGGCCGCGCCCGACGCCCGGCTCCGGGTCGACGCGAACGAGGCGTGGACGCCCCGCGAGGCGGTCCGGAAGTGCGAGTGGCTCGCCGATCGCGACGTGGAATTCGTCGAGCAACCGGTGCCCGCCGAGGACCCGGAGGGGCTCCGGTTCGTCTACGAGCGGTCGGCGCTCCCCGTCGCCGCCGACGAGTCCTGCGTGACGCTCTCCGACATCCCCGCGATCGCCGACCGGTGTGACATCGCGAACCTGAAGCTGATGAAGACCGGCGGCCTGCTGGAGGCGAAACGGATGATCGCCGCCGCGCGCGCTCACGGGCTGGAAGTGATGTGCGGCTGCATGATCGAGTCGAACGCCTCGATCGCTGCGGCCGCGCAGCTCGCGCCCCTACTCGACTACGCCGACCTCGACGGGTCGCTGCTGCTCGCCGAGGACCAGTACGACGGGATCGAAATGGGAGGCGGCGAGATCCGGCTCGGGGACCAGGAGCGGGCGGGGACCGGCGCCCGCCCGAGCGCGGAGCAGTAG
- a CDS encoding DUF1611 domain-containing protein, whose translation MSDDRIVILAHEKFPDRAKTALGVMRYGDQDVRAVLDRDRAGDRVHDHVPDVADAPIVESFADAYAAADGDVDALYIGIAPIGGGFDESWRSDVEAAIEAGCDVVSGLHYFLNGDEELVALADEHGVDLVDVREPDDDLTVATGASGDVDADVVLTVGTDCSVGKMTASLEIVAAARERGIDAAFVPTGQTGIMIAGWGNPIDRVVSDFTAGAVEDMLVEVGDDHDLLVVEGQGSIIHPAYSAVTCGILHGSMADGLVLCHAAGREAVHGYESFSLPPLADYVDLYEGLAAPVNEASIVAGALNTKDVDDDAAAAEAVTDFGDEAGVPAADPVRDGAGRIVDGIVEAGLGEGTAAADGGVADE comes from the coding sequence ATGAGCGACGACCGGATCGTCATCCTTGCCCACGAGAAGTTCCCCGACCGCGCGAAGACTGCCCTCGGTGTGATGCGCTACGGCGACCAAGACGTTCGCGCCGTGCTCGACCGCGACCGCGCCGGCGACCGGGTTCACGACCACGTCCCCGACGTGGCGGACGCGCCGATCGTCGAGTCGTTCGCGGACGCGTACGCGGCCGCCGACGGCGACGTGGACGCCTTATATATCGGGATCGCGCCGATCGGCGGCGGCTTCGACGAGTCGTGGCGGTCCGACGTGGAGGCCGCGATCGAGGCCGGCTGCGACGTGGTGAGCGGGCTCCACTACTTCTTAAACGGGGACGAGGAGCTCGTCGCGCTGGCCGATGAACACGGCGTCGACCTCGTCGACGTGCGCGAGCCCGACGACGATCTCACGGTCGCGACGGGCGCCTCCGGCGACGTGGACGCCGACGTGGTGCTCACTGTCGGCACCGACTGCTCGGTCGGGAAGATGACCGCCTCGCTGGAGATCGTCGCAGCCGCCCGCGAGCGCGGGATCGACGCCGCGTTCGTCCCGACCGGCCAGACCGGGATCATGATCGCCGGGTGGGGGAACCCGATCGACCGCGTCGTCTCCGACTTCACCGCCGGCGCGGTTGAGGACATGCTCGTCGAGGTCGGCGACGACCACGACCTCCTCGTCGTCGAGGGGCAGGGCAGCATCATCCACCCCGCCTACTCGGCGGTCACCTGCGGCATCCTCCACGGCTCGATGGCTGACGGGCTGGTGCTCTGTCACGCCGCGGGCCGCGAGGCCGTCCACGGCTACGAGTCGTTCTCGCTCCCGCCGCTGGCCGACTACGTCGACCTCTACGAGGGGCTCGCGGCGCCCGTCAACGAGGCGAGTATCGTCGCCGGCGCGCTCAACACCAAAGACGTCGACGACGACGCGGCCGCCGCGGAGGCAGTCACCGACTTCGGCGACGAGGCCGGCGTCCCAGCCGCCGACCCGGTCCGGGACGGCGCCGGCCGGATCGTGGACGGGATCGTCGAGGCGGGGCTCGGTGAGGGGACCGCGGCCGCCGATGGAGGGGTCGCCGACGAATGA
- a CDS encoding bifunctional methylenetetrahydrofolate dehydrogenase/methenyltetrahydrofolate cyclohydrolase, which translates to MTETSDGDADGTRIIDGEAVAADVRDDVAAHVETLEEEGVTPGLATVLMSDDPASETYVSMKQRDCEEVGIESVHVEIDADAPAEELYETIDDLNEREDVHGILVQLPVPDHVDKRRVLRQIAPVKDVDGFHPENVGRLVAGDARFKPCTPHGVQKLLAAYDVETEGADAVVVGRSDIVGKPMANLLIQKGPIGNATTTVCHSRTRDLEGKLATADIVIAAVGVPEFIDGSMLKEGATVIDVGINRVDADTEKGYALVGDVEYESAKEAAGAITPVPGGVGPMTRAMLLYNTVKAAGLQSDVALDLD; encoded by the coding sequence ATGACCGAGACCAGCGACGGGGACGCCGACGGGACGCGGATCATCGACGGCGAGGCGGTCGCCGCCGACGTGCGCGACGACGTGGCCGCACATGTCGAGACGCTTGAAGAGGAGGGCGTGACGCCGGGGCTCGCCACCGTGCTGATGAGCGACGATCCCGCGAGCGAGACGTACGTCTCGATGAAACAGCGCGACTGCGAGGAGGTGGGCATCGAGAGCGTTCACGTCGAGATCGACGCCGACGCGCCGGCCGAGGAGCTGTACGAGACCATCGACGACCTCAACGAGCGCGAGGACGTGCACGGGATTTTAGTCCAACTGCCGGTTCCCGACCACGTCGACAAGCGGCGCGTGCTCCGGCAGATCGCCCCCGTGAAGGACGTGGACGGTTTCCACCCGGAGAACGTCGGGCGGCTCGTCGCCGGCGACGCCCGGTTTAAACCCTGCACGCCCCACGGCGTCCAGAAGCTGCTGGCGGCGTACGACGTGGAGACCGAGGGCGCCGACGCGGTCGTCGTCGGCCGGTCGGATATCGTCGGGAAGCCGATGGCGAACCTCCTGATCCAGAAGGGGCCGATCGGCAACGCGACCACGACCGTCTGCCACTCGCGGACGAGGGACTTGGAAGGGAAGCTGGCGACCGCAGACATCGTGATCGCCGCGGTCGGCGTCCCGGAGTTCATCGACGGCTCGATGCTCAAGGAGGGCGCGACCGTGATAGACGTGGGGATTAACCGGGTCGACGCGGACACCGAGAAGGGGTACGCGCTCGTCGGCGACGTGGAGTACGAGTCGGCGAAGGAGGCCGCTGGCGCGATCACGCCCGTCCCCGGCGGCGTCGGCCCGATGACGCGCGCGATGCTCCTGTACAACACGGTGAAGGCGGCCGGGCTGCAGTCAGACGTTGCGCTCGACCTCGACTGA
- a CDS encoding aldo/keto reductase, producing the protein MHLPSVGLGTMGIDDPEPVATALSLGYRHLDTARIYGNEAVVGDGLAEGLAASDVDRDEVTVATKLWVDDLGAADVGPTARESADLLGVETLDLLYVHRPRGAYDPVETLPALDRLVDEEVVREVGVSNFEVDQLDRAIDTLDAPLAAHQTELHPLFYRPELLEHAREHGYTVVAYSPLAGGRVSEIDAVVEVAEAHDATPEAVAIAWATAKEPVVTIPKASSEGHLRANLAAAEIELTPEEVAAIDAVEREEELFPE; encoded by the coding sequence ATGCACCTTCCGTCCGTCGGCCTCGGAACGATGGGAATCGACGACCCGGAGCCGGTCGCGACCGCACTCTCGCTCGGCTACCGCCACCTCGACACCGCCCGGATCTACGGCAACGAGGCGGTCGTCGGTGACGGGCTCGCCGAGGGGCTTGCCGCGAGCGACGTGGACCGGGACGAGGTCACGGTCGCCACGAAGCTGTGGGTCGACGACCTCGGCGCCGCCGACGTGGGTCCGACCGCCCGCGAGAGCGCCGACCTGCTCGGCGTGGAGACGCTCGATCTCCTGTACGTCCACCGCCCACGGGGAGCGTACGACCCGGTGGAGACCCTCCCCGCGCTCGACCGGCTCGTCGACGAGGAGGTCGTGCGCGAGGTCGGCGTCTCCAACTTCGAGGTCGACCAGCTCGACCGCGCGATCGACACCCTCGACGCGCCGCTCGCGGCCCACCAGACGGAGCTACACCCCCTGTTCTACCGGCCGGAACTTCTGGAGCACGCCCGCGAGCACGGGTACACGGTCGTCGCCTACTCGCCGTTGGCGGGCGGTCGAGTGAGCGAGATCGACGCCGTGGTCGAGGTCGCAGAGGCCCACGACGCGACGCCCGAGGCGGTCGCGATCGCGTGGGCGACCGCGAAAGAACCGGTCGTGACGATCCCGAAGGCGTCGAGCGAGGGTCACCTCCGCGCGAACTTGGCGGCCGCCGAGATCGAGTTAACGCCCGAGGAGGTCGCCGCCATCGACGCCGTCGAACGCGAGGAGGAGCTGTTTCCGGAGTAG
- a CDS encoding HAD family hydrolase translates to MYDAVVLDKDGVLVGRTPFDTLREAAWDAFVSLGIEDPDLAHVDDIAIGVDPATLTDICERYGLDPVEFWRVRDETAAAAQVDAARKGRKTPYDDVDALRHLDASLGVVSSNQQATVDAVLDHFGLSGRFEVAYGREPSIASLSRKKPSPYYIERALEDLGAETAIFVGDNESDVLAADNAGIDSAFVRRPHRRSTELSCQPTYEIDDLHDLVSICGRTPVDTDEKI, encoded by the coding sequence GTGTACGACGCCGTCGTCCTCGATAAGGACGGAGTCCTCGTCGGTCGGACTCCGTTCGACACCCTCAGGGAGGCCGCCTGGGACGCCTTCGTGAGCCTCGGCATCGAGGACCCGGATCTGGCCCACGTCGACGACATCGCCATCGGCGTCGACCCCGCTACTCTGACGGATATCTGCGAGCGCTACGGGCTCGACCCGGTCGAGTTCTGGCGGGTTCGCGACGAGACCGCCGCGGCCGCGCAGGTCGACGCGGCTCGGAAGGGGCGGAAGACCCCCTACGACGATGTCGACGCGCTCCGCCATCTCGACGCCTCGCTCGGGGTCGTCTCCTCGAACCAGCAGGCAACCGTCGACGCGGTCCTCGACCACTTCGGGCTCTCCGGGCGGTTCGAGGTCGCATACGGCCGTGAGCCCTCCATCGCCAGCCTCTCGCGGAAGAAGCCGTCGCCGTACTACATCGAGCGCGCCCTCGAAGACCTCGGCGCCGAGACCGCGATTTTCGTCGGCGACAACGAGTCGGACGTGCTCGCCGCCGACAACGCCGGGATCGACTCCGCGTTCGTCCGGCGTCCGCACCGACGCTCGACCGAGCTCTCCTGTCAGCCCACCTATGAGATCGACGACCTCCACGACCTCGTGAGCATCTGCGGGCGGACGCCGGTCGACACCGACGAGAAAATCTGA
- a CDS encoding CBS domain-containing protein, with protein MNIVDIAVPEYVEVDVSERLAKVRSIFERENPKGIIVTEDGEYAGVVGEKQLMRSRMEDDTKVSAVMKSAPSVDRHEDLRETARLLVEGDVKIAPVYEGEKLYGIVTVDQILEAVLDSLDAITVGQIATEDVIGINEKDTVGSAINRLRENGISRLPALDEDGHLVGVVTTNDIVEFVVRDQERQGSGDRAGDIDRMLDIPVYDIMSSPVVTATADETAEAVVERMFDNNVSGLVVTPKGADTIAGMVTKTDVLRALTFTEQDSMDVQITNVALLDTTSREHIVESIEQVASKYADMHVIHAHVRLHAHKEKLRGTPLIQCQIRLRTNEGQVGGSGEGYGAEHAFHVALDKLERNVLEIKGVNADEEYRGQLLRKLGEL; from the coding sequence ATGAACATTGTTGATATTGCGGTGCCGGAGTACGTCGAGGTCGACGTCAGTGAGCGACTCGCTAAGGTCCGGTCCATCTTCGAGCGCGAGAACCCGAAGGGGATCATCGTCACCGAGGACGGCGAGTACGCGGGCGTAGTGGGAGAAAAACAGCTCATGCGCTCCCGGATGGAGGACGACACCAAGGTGTCGGCCGTGATGAAATCGGCCCCGTCGGTCGACCGCCACGAGGACCTCCGTGAGACCGCCCGGCTGCTCGTCGAGGGCGACGTGAAGATCGCACCGGTCTACGAGGGCGAGAAGCTCTACGGGATCGTCACCGTCGACCAGATCCTCGAGGCCGTCCTCGACAGCCTCGACGCGATCACCGTCGGCCAGATCGCAACCGAGGACGTGATCGGAATCAACGAGAAGGACACCGTCGGGAGCGCGATCAACCGCCTTCGCGAGAACGGGATCTCCCGGCTCCCCGCCCTCGACGAGGACGGCCACCTCGTCGGCGTCGTCACCACCAACGACATCGTCGAGTTCGTCGTTCGCGATCAGGAGCGACAGGGCAGCGGCGACCGCGCTGGCGACATCGACCGGATGCTCGATATCCCCGTTTACGACATCATGTCGAGCCCCGTCGTCACCGCGACCGCCGACGAGACCGCGGAGGCCGTCGTCGAACGCATGTTCGACAACAACGTCTCCGGGCTGGTGGTCACGCCGAAGGGAGCTGACACCATCGCGGGCATGGTGACGAAAACCGACGTGTTGCGCGCGCTCACGTTCACCGAGCAGGACTCGATGGACGTACAGATCACCAACGTCGCCCTGCTGGACACGACCTCTCGTGAGCACATCGTCGAATCCATCGAGCAGGTCGCGAGCAAGTACGCGGATATGCACGTCATCCACGCGCACGTCCGGCTCCACGCCCACAAGGAGAAACTCCGCGGCACCCCCCTGATCCAGTGTCAGATCCGCCTCCGCACCAACGAGGGACAGGTCGGCGGCTCCGGCGAGGGATACGGCGCCGAACACGCCTTCCACGTCGCGCTCGACAAGCTGGAGCGCAACGTTCTCGAAATCAAGGGCGTCAACGCCGACGAGGAGTACCGCGGCCAGCTCCTCCGCAAGCTCGGCGAGCTGTAA